A window from Cryptomeria japonica chromosome 1, Sugi_1.0, whole genome shotgun sequence encodes these proteins:
- the LOC131071790 gene encoding scopoletin glucosyltransferase, protein MEQQFHQQTAAPPVCIVYDTFMGWGVDTAQKYNIPSILFNTCGAFAISLLHSISCSILQNTLEKDGEDSLVLSFNMSRPVRLFKHEVSPAYFNPDLCSSIQRFVRHQEIGNCSGILINTFNELEPLYVQHLKTLTGKPVWAIGPVHPQNLSSGAGNVNTRGKMADIDEQELVCWLASHSPRSVVYVSFGSFTALSEEQTHALARGLEASEQSFVWTIKEPLKIESASSESETDRISTYLPEGFLERTKGRGLIIRGWAPQLVILSHLSVGAFISHCGWNSAIESISLGVPILAWPMFGDQHFNSKLFAELGVGIQFCQNRDEIPKEESIKKAVTMALTGDKREEMRENAEKLKSMATNAVKLEGSSATDLRAFVSEMHKLNTRPSKEKEETESNFLS, encoded by the coding sequence ATGGAGCAGCAATTCCACCAACAAACAGCAGCACCTCCTGTGTGTATTGTCTACGATACGTTTATGGGATGGGGTGTAGACACGGCCCAAAAATATAACATTCCCAGTATTCTATTCAATACCTGCGGAGCCTTTGCAATAAGTCTGCTGCATTCCATTTCGTGTTCAATACTTCAGAACACCTTGGAGAAAGACGGGGAGGACAGTCTTGTGCTGAGCTTCAATATGTCGCGTCCTGTCAGATTGTTTAAACATGAGGTATCCCCTGCATACTTTAATCCAGACCTTTGCAGCTCCATTCAGCGTTTTGTTCGTCACCAAGAGATTGGCAATTGCTCGGGAATACTGATTAATACTTTCAATGAGCTCGAGCCCTTATATGTCCAGCACTTGAAGACTTTGACTGGTAAACCAGTTTGGGCAATAGGCCCTGTTCATCCACAAAATTTATCTAGCGGAGCAGGAAATGTTAACACGAGGGGGAAAATGGCGGATATCGATGAGCAAGAGCTGGTTTGCTGGCTGGCTTCGCATAGCCCTCGCTCCGTAGTGTATGTTTCATTTGGAAGCTTTACGGCCTTATCAGAAGAGCAAACGCATGCCTTGGCCAGAGGTCTAGAAGCCAGCGAACAGTCATTTGTTTGGACTATTAAAGAACCCCTAAAGATCGAATCGGCATCTTCAGAGTCAGAGACTGATCGTATTAGCACATATTTGCCAGAGGGTTTTCTGGAGCGAACAAAAGGGAGAGGGTTAATCATACGCGGTTGGGCGCCTCAACTTGTGATTCTTTCTCATCTCTCAGTGGGTGCCTTCATAAGCCACTGCGGATGGAACTCTGCGATAGAAAGCATTTCTCTTGGTGTTCCAATACTCGCATGGCCCATGTTTGGAGATCAGCACTTCAATTCTAAGCTTTTTGCAGAATTAGGCGTGGGAATTCAGTTCTGCCAGAACAGAGATGAGATTCCGAAAGAGGAAAGTATAAAGAAGGCTGTCACAATGGCTCTGACTGGAGACAAACGAGAAGAGATGAGAGAGAACGCAGAAAAATTGAAGTCGATGGCTACAAACGCTGTCAAACTGGAAGGATCTTCTGCCACGGATTTGAGAGCTTTTGTAAGTGAGATGCATAAGTTGAATACCAGACCAAGCAAAGAAAAGGAGGAGACGGAATCGAATTTCTTGAGTTGA
- the LOC131071874 gene encoding scopoletin glucosyltransferase, translating to MSGLQKPHVVAVPFPALGHFIPFLDLAKLLASNGLAVSYVTTPGNVTFLQDYIDQALDIKLVALPTPAVEGLQGRERSDLCPWESKNLIFEMAERLQSPFDAWMEQQFHQQKAAPPVCLVYDTFTGWAVDTAQKYNVASILFNTCGAFATSLLHSISCSILQNALEKDGEDSLVVSFINLPRPLRLFKHEVSPLYFNPDLSNFIQRYASQCYQQIGKGSGILINKFHELEPFYVQHLKSLTAKPVWAIGPVHPKNLSGGSGNVNTTGKMVGINEQELVFWLDSQSPRSVVYVSFGSHTFLSEEQTHALAREGFLERTKERGLIIRGWVPQLVILSHVSVGAFISHCGWNSALESISLGVPILAWPMFGDQHFNSKLFAELGVGIQFCQHRDEIPKEERVKEVVAMALLGQKKEEMRERAEKVREMATNAIKGEGSSVADLRGFVSDMHKLNSRPTEHKRGGMES from the exons ATGAGTGGATTGCAGAAGCCTCATGTTGTGGCGGTGCCATTCCCAGCGCTGGGTCACTTCATTCCTTTTCTCGACCTCGCAAAACTCCTCGCTTCCAATGGCCTTGCAGTCAGTTATGTCACAACGCCTGGAAATGTCACCTTCCTGCAGGATTACATCGATCAAGCTCTCGATATCAAGCTTGTTGCCCTTCCCACGCCCGCCGTGGAAGGCTTACAAGGACGAGAGAGGAGCGATTTGTGTCCGTGGGAGTCGAAAAACCTAATCTTTGAAATGGCAGAAAGGCTCCAAAGCCCTTTCGACGCTTGGATGGAGCAGCAATTCCACCAACAAAAAGCAGCACCTCCTGTGTGTCTTGTTTACGATACGTTTACAGGGTGGGCTGTAGACACAGCCCAAAAATATAACGTCGCCAGTATTTTGTTCAATACCTGTGGGGCCTTTGCAACAAGTCTGCTGCATTCCATTTCCTGTTCAATATTGCAGAACGCGTTGGAGAAAGACGGGGAGGACAGTCTTGTGGTGAGCTTCATTAATCTGCCTCGTCCTCTCAGACTGTTTAAACATGAGGTATCCCCACTTTACTTCAATCCAGATCTTTCAAACTTCATTCAACGTTATGCTAGTCAGTGTTACCAGCAGATTGGCAAAGGCTCGGGAATACTGATCAATAAGTTCCATGAGCTCGAGCCTTTCTATGTCCAACATTTGAAAAGTTTGACGGCTAAACCAGTTTGGGCCATAGGCCCTGTGCATCCAAAAAATTTATCTGGGGGATCAGGTAATGTTAACACTACAGGGAAAATGGTGGGCATCAATGAACAAGAACTAGTTTTCTGGCTGGATTCGCAAAGCCCTCGTTCCGTTGTGTATGTTTCTTTTGGAAGCCACACTTTCTTATCAGAAGAACAAACGCATGCCTTGGCCAGAG AGGGCTTTCTGGAGCGAACAAAAGAGAGAGGGTTAATCATACGCGGCTGGGTTCCGCAGCTTGTAATTCTTTCCCATGTTTCGGTGGGTGCCTTCATAAGCCACTGCGGATGGAACTCTGCACTGGAAAGCATTTCTCTTGGTGTTCCAATTCTTGCATGGCCCATGTTTGGAGATCAGCACTTCAATTCAAAGCTTTTTGCAGAATTAGGCGTAGGAATTCAGTTCTGCCAACACAGAGATGAGATTCCGAAGGAGGAAAGAGTAAAGGAGGTTGTGGCAATGGCTCTACTTGGGCAGAAAAAAGAAGAGATGAGAGAGCGCGCAGAGAAGGTGAGGGAGATGGCTACAAACGCTATCAAAGGGGAAGGATCTTCAGTTGCCGATTTGAGAGGTTTTGTCAGTGACATGCATAAGTTAAATTCCAGACCGACTGAGCACAAGAGAGGTGGAATGGAATCTTGA